From a region of the Salmo trutta chromosome 10, fSalTru1.1, whole genome shotgun sequence genome:
- the LOC115200869 gene encoding CB1 cannabinoid receptor-interacting protein 1-like produces MAVELVKIGISLKMLPNNSAVYFKSDGARFGQTRTIKLLTGSKYKIEVVVKAGSVEATTMSVGGVTFPLEQQSRDPQCVVYTGVYDTEGVAHTKSGDRQAVQISIQFPEVGSFEVVWQVKYYNYNKRDHCQGGNSFNSIEYECKPNDTRSLMWVNKELFI; encoded by the exons ATGGCCGTCGAACTCGTCAAAATAGGAATTTCATTGAAAATGTTACCAAATAACAGTGCTGTGTATTTCAAATCGGACGGAGCGAGATTTGGTCAAACCAGGACGATTAAATTGCTAACGGGGTCAAAGTACAAGATTGAAGTGGTTGTCAAAGCTGGGTCTGTGGAGGCAAC CACCATGAGTGTAGGTGGAGTCACATTCCCCTTGGAGCAGCAGTCTAGAGACCCCCAGTGTGTGGTCTACACTGGCGTCTACGACACAGAGGGCGTGGCACACACCAAGAGCGGAGACAGACAAGCTGTACAGATCAGCATACAG TTCCCAGAGGTGGGCTCTTTTGAAGTGGTGTGGCAGGTGAAGTACTACAACTACAACAAGAGGGACCACTGCCAGGGTGGCAACAGTTTCAACAGCATCGAGTACGAGTGCAAGCCCAACGATACGCGAAGCCTGATGTGGGTCAACAAGGAGCTGTTTATCTGA